One genomic region from Microcystis panniformis FACHB-1757 encodes:
- a CDS encoding potassium channel family protein codes for MKFRQLMRATENKYNRLLANLLSLYIIYPFLVYLPLGDWLIFFFFSLSLIIAVYQIDRSKLALRYNIGLFLIALLLRAFSTIIPIYSDFNRWFELSSTLISLAFVSLCVYSILLELILAEQVTSDIIKGGICVYFLLGFFWASAYNIVQIFDPDSFSSAAKTVNQADLLHFSFTTLATVGYGDIVPTSKIARVLANLEGMTGVLYPAVFIARLVSLHNGR; via the coding sequence ATGAAATTCCGTCAATTGATGCGGGCAACAGAAAATAAATACAATCGGCTGCTGGCAAATCTGCTCTCGCTCTACATTATTTACCCGTTTTTAGTATATCTACCCCTGGGAGATTGGCTGATTTTCTTTTTCTTCTCCCTCTCTCTGATCATCGCCGTCTATCAGATCGATCGCAGTAAATTGGCTTTAAGATATAATATCGGTCTGTTTTTGATTGCCCTCCTCCTGCGAGCATTCAGCACGATTATCCCTATTTATAGCGATTTCAACCGTTGGTTCGAGCTATCTAGTACATTAATTTCTCTAGCTTTTGTTAGTTTATGTGTGTACTCGATTTTACTAGAATTAATTCTCGCCGAACAGGTAACATCAGATATCATCAAAGGGGGAATTTGTGTCTATTTTCTCTTGGGATTTTTCTGGGCATCCGCTTATAATATCGTCCAGATTTTCGACCCCGATTCCTTTAGCTCCGCCGCTAAAACCGTCAACCAGGCGGATCTACTTCATTTCAGCTTTACTACCCTGGCTACGGTTGGCTACGGTGATATAGTTCCTACCAGTAAAATCGCTAGAGTTCTAGCCAATTTAGAAGGAATGACTGGAGTTCTCTATCCCGCCGTTTTTATCGCTCGTTTAGTCAGTTTACACAATGGTCGTTAA
- a CDS encoding DUF2092 domain-containing protein, producing MIMRRFIPILSLLLPWVTAAAVLAEIPTLAQEIRPKTAEQVIEQLCANLTKQRAFTVNMDVTYDDVLDSGAKVQYSAYQNIWVEKPNRLRSDYTGDERVTRFFYDGKTFTLADMERDLYVTKPAPNTLDEALDQVEQKYGISIPMSNLAANDPCAELMADVKQIIFIGNDMVNREPMYHLLLIGSDRDYQIWVTQDATPLMRKAIITYKTLPGSPQYTAILSDWNFKPSTPADTFTFQPGSESIPIELLPPRDNQSQP from the coding sequence ATGATTATGCGTCGCTTTATCCCGATTCTTTCTTTGCTTTTGCCTTGGGTCACTGCTGCGGCAGTCTTGGCGGAAATCCCCACTCTGGCCCAGGAAATCCGCCCAAAAACGGCGGAACAAGTGATCGAGCAACTCTGTGCTAATTTAACCAAACAGCGAGCGTTCACCGTCAATATGGATGTCACCTATGACGATGTACTCGACTCTGGGGCGAAAGTTCAGTACAGTGCCTATCAAAACATCTGGGTAGAGAAACCCAATCGCCTGCGCTCGGACTACACTGGGGATGAACGAGTTACCCGCTTTTTTTACGATGGTAAAACCTTCACCCTTGCGGATATGGAACGGGATCTATACGTTACAAAACCGGCACCGAATACTCTAGATGAAGCCTTAGACCAAGTAGAACAAAAGTACGGGATCAGCATTCCCATGTCAAATCTGGCAGCGAACGATCCCTGTGCAGAGCTAATGGCCGATGTCAAGCAAATTATTTTTATCGGCAACGACATGGTCAACCGCGAACCGATGTATCACCTGCTGCTGATCGGTAGCGATCGCGATTATCAAATCTGGGTCACGCAGGATGCCACCCCCCTAATGAGGAAAGCGATTATTACCTATAAAACTCTACCCGGTTCACCCCAGTACACGGCAATATTATCCGATTGGAATTTTAAGCCTAGTACACCCGCCGATACTTTCACTTTCCAACCGGGATCAGAATCGATCCCTATCGAACTTCTACCCCCTAGGGATAATCAATCCCAGCCGTAA
- a CDS encoding AbrB/MazE/SpoVT family DNA-binding domain-containing protein — MKSQIRRWGNSLAIRIPKYAVEALNLNPKDVVECSVENGKLVIELIQALPELSLEELLAEVVESPEPEVDWGRPMREEVW; from the coding sequence ATGAAGTCGCAGATTCGACGCTGGGGTAATTCTTTAGCGATTCGGATTCCCAAGTATGCGGTGGAGGCACTGAACCTCAATCCTAAGGACGTTGTTGAATGTTCTGTGGAAAACGGAAAGCTAGTAATTGAGCTAATTCAAGCCTTGCCTGAGTTAAGTCTAGAAGAACTACTGGCTGAGGTTGTTGAATCACCGGAGCCGGAAGTGGATTGGGGGCGGCCAATGAGAGAGGAGGTTTGGTGA
- a CDS encoding DUF6515 family protein yields the protein MKRSSRQNLCVLAALLLGTSLLITDYVDARGGGGGGRGGGGASPRVNRSSDLQNRGNFSNRSQPSRDFSNRSQTSRDFSGRQGERQTNQQNRQGERTERTDIRQGERTERTDIRQGERTERQGERQQQVSDRQQNRQNFVDDNRNGYWRGGGWYGGGYYVPPGWGWVGLTTGLVIGSAIATLPPYYNTVYVGSTSYIYSDGIYLQPSGSSYTVVAPPIGAIVTYIPDGCTTITADNTLYYNCSGIYYRPLFENGSTVYQVVRF from the coding sequence ATGAAAAGATCTTCACGTCAAAACTTATGTGTTCTTGCCGCCCTCCTTTTGGGTACAAGTTTACTGATCACGGATTATGTGGACGCTCGCGGTGGCGGTGGCGGTGGTCGTGGCGGTGGTGGAGCTTCCCCACGGGTTAACCGCAGTAGTGATCTGCAAAACCGAGGGAATTTCAGTAATCGTTCCCAACCCTCTAGAGATTTCAGTAATCGTTCCCAAACCTCTAGAGATTTTTCTGGAAGACAGGGGGAAAGACAAACTAATCAACAAAACCGTCAAGGGGAACGCACTGAAAGAACCGATATCCGTCAAGGGGAACGCACTGAAAGAACCGATATCCGTCAAGGGGAACGCACCGAAAGACAGGGGGAACGGCAGCAGCAGGTTAGTGATCGCCAACAGAACCGTCAGAACTTTGTTGACGATAATCGCAACGGTTACTGGCGTGGTGGCGGTTGGTACGGTGGCGGTTATTACGTCCCCCCGGGTTGGGGTTGGGTGGGTTTGACCACCGGCTTAGTCATCGGTTCAGCGATCGCTACTCTCCCCCCCTACTACAATACCGTCTATGTGGGTTCTACTTCCTACATTTACTCGGACGGCATCTATCTTCAACCTAGCGGCAGTTCCTACACGGTGGTGGCCCCGCCAATCGGCGCAATTGTCACCTATATCCCAGACGGCTGCACCACAATTACGGCTGACAATACGCTTTATTACAATTGCAGCGGTATTTACTATCGGCCTCTGTTTGAGAATGGTTCCACGGTTTATCAGGTCGTTCGCTTCTAA
- a CDS encoding pentapeptide repeat-containing protein — MYKSIALTLVLSLPLNLSLVGYGEDLNHLQQLLSTRKCPQCDLSGSGLVQSNLTGAKLNGANLVGANLSQANLSGADLSGANLTGASFFGANLTGANLSGAILTGADLRGAYLNNANLENTKLDTAYVQGAVGIPSSAGTPELFYGLGMVEGKQGRTSAAIENFNKALTINSEYAPAYLARAMAHYRLGQNALAAQDAQMASTLFEQQGNTPGYEAAENFIKGMEIALKPREQGGGNAQLDQMVQGIGSLLLQFVLPALGLF, encoded by the coding sequence ATGTACAAATCGATCGCCCTAACCCTCGTCCTCAGTCTTCCCCTTAACTTGTCCCTAGTTGGTTATGGGGAAGATTTAAACCACCTACAGCAATTATTATCCACCCGAAAATGTCCCCAATGCGATCTGAGCGGTTCGGGGTTGGTGCAATCGAATCTAACCGGGGCAAAATTAAATGGGGCCAATCTCGTCGGTGCTAATCTTAGTCAAGCTAATTTAAGTGGGGCGGATCTGAGTGGTGCCAATTTAACCGGTGCTTCTTTCTTTGGTGCTAATCTCACTGGAGCGAACTTAAGCGGGGCAATCTTGACGGGTGCGGATTTAAGAGGCGCTTATCTCAATAATGCTAACCTCGAAAACACCAAACTAGACACTGCATACGTGCAGGGTGCGGTGGGAATTCCCAGTAGTGCCGGTACTCCCGAACTATTCTACGGTCTAGGGATGGTGGAAGGAAAACAGGGACGCACCAGCGCCGCTATAGAAAATTTTAATAAGGCCTTGACAATTAACTCGGAATATGCTCCAGCTTATCTGGCCCGGGCCATGGCTCACTATCGTCTGGGACAAAATGCTCTAGCGGCCCAGGACGCTCAAATGGCTTCGACTCTCTTTGAACAGCAAGGTAACACCCCCGGTTACGAAGCAGCAGAGAATTTTATTAAAGGCATGGAAATCGCCCTAAAACCGCGAGAACAAGGTGGTGGCAACGCTCAATTAGACCAAATGGTGCAGGGGATTGGTTCTCTGCTCTTACAGTTTGTTTTACCCGCTTTGGGACTGTTTTAG
- a CDS encoding ArsR/SmtB family transcription factor produces the protein MAIEKIAPVCGESHHQEAKFQHLQGLEIEKAQKMAEFFSLLGDANRLRILSLLAKRELCVCDLADDLGMSESAVSHQLRTLRALRLVKYQKQGRRVFYRLADHHVLDLYYAVSEHLEEPADED, from the coding sequence ATGGCCATAGAGAAAATAGCGCCGGTTTGTGGGGAATCCCATCACCAAGAGGCGAAATTCCAGCACTTGCAGGGATTAGAAATCGAAAAAGCCCAAAAAATGGCCGAATTTTTCAGCCTTTTGGGGGATGCCAATCGCCTAAGAATTCTGTCGCTTTTAGCCAAAAGAGAATTATGTGTTTGTGACTTAGCCGACGATTTAGGGATGAGTGAATCGGCCGTATCGCACCAGTTAAGAACCCTAAGAGCCTTAAGATTAGTTAAATACCAAAAACAGGGACGGAGAGTCTTTTATCGTCTTGCCGATCATCATGTCCTTGACCTTTATTACGCGGTCTCGGAACATTTAGAAGAGCCAGCGGACGAGGACTAA
- a CDS encoding metallothionein, translated as MIAVTMMKCACESCKCVVSIADAIKENDQYYCCQACANGHVKGKGCGHNDCRCG; from the coding sequence ATGATCGCTGTCACCATGATGAAATGTGCTTGTGAATCCTGTAAGTGTGTAGTATCGATCGCCGATGCCATCAAAGAAAACGATCAATACTACTGTTGCCAAGCTTGTGCCAATGGTCACGTTAAAGGGAAAGGCTGTGGACACAATGACTGTCGTTGCGGTTAA
- a CDS encoding helix-turn-helix domain-containing protein, translated as MPKKAYLAEHLSSEELKDRYRSSQDSVETRRWHLLWKISLGWTIKNAAVAVGLDYQYSFRILKRYNELGEEGVKNLKKKSVEHRRGKEPLLKEEQLQKLKEELKKRPADGGIWTGPKVARWIEKETGREKVWNQRGWDYLKKVQIFLSKTETKT; from the coding sequence ATGCCCAAGAAAGCTTACTTAGCCGAACATCTAAGTTCAGAGGAACTGAAAGATAGATACAGAAGCAGTCAAGACTCAGTAGAAACAAGAAGATGGCACTTATTGTGGAAAATATCGTTAGGATGGACAATCAAAAATGCTGCAGTAGCTGTAGGATTAGATTATCAATATAGTTTTAGAATTCTCAAAAGATATAATGAATTAGGAGAAGAAGGAGTTAAAAATCTCAAGAAAAAAAGTGTGGAACATCGGAGAGGAAAAGAACCTTTATTGAAGGAAGAACAATTGCAAAAATTAAAAGAAGAACTGAAAAAACGTCCTGCCGATGGAGGAATCTGGACAGGTCCGAAGGTGGCTAGATGGATAGAAAAGGAAACGGGACGAGAAAAAGTTTGGAATCAAAGGGGATGGGATTACTTAAAAAAAGTGCAGATATTCTTGTCAAAAACCGAGACCAAAACATAA
- a CDS encoding ISL3 family transposase gives MILDKFLNLQGTCIQGYRHLENIGIVFQIESKNKKAVCPRCGLESDKLHQNHRHLVKDLPLSGQPVYLQVNRRQFKCGNCQKPFSEELDFVAKKRTYTKRLAENILEQLKSGDILNVSRRNDVTEEEIQRMIEDIAEEITETDLSKLKRLGIDEIALVKGQKNYCAVLVNLDTGKLIAILEKRTQEELRETLTGWGKEVLEQIEEVSIDLWLPYKNLVKELMPSAEVVADRFHVMKQINQELDEQRKAEKRAVEAQKNKKQKAEKEAKLEVLKRSKYSLLKNEEDLTETQKIKLEAIKEKFPNLKKMQELKEEFRKIYETSENPTEGMLSISEWLAKSSSVFTKSCQTIRNWFGEIISYFERRTTNGVVEGINNKLKLIKRRAYGLRNFRNFWVRSMLSWHLVC, from the coding sequence ATGATACTTGACAAATTTTTGAACCTACAAGGAACCTGTATTCAAGGCTATCGACACCTAGAAAATATCGGTATAGTTTTCCAAATCGAATCGAAAAATAAAAAAGCAGTCTGTCCTCGTTGTGGGTTAGAGAGCGATAAACTACACCAAAATCATCGACATTTAGTCAAAGATTTACCGCTCTCAGGTCAACCAGTGTACCTACAAGTTAATCGTCGTCAATTTAAGTGCGGTAATTGTCAGAAACCCTTTAGCGAAGAGTTAGATTTTGTCGCCAAGAAACGAACCTATACGAAAAGACTAGCCGAGAATATACTCGAACAATTAAAATCAGGAGATATTTTAAATGTTAGTCGAAGAAATGACGTAACGGAAGAAGAGATTCAAAGAATGATAGAGGACATAGCTGAAGAAATTACAGAGACAGACCTATCGAAATTAAAAAGACTAGGAATTGACGAAATCGCTCTAGTCAAAGGACAAAAAAATTACTGTGCAGTTTTAGTAAATTTAGATACGGGAAAACTAATAGCTATTCTAGAGAAGCGAACACAAGAAGAATTGAGGGAAACGCTTACAGGGTGGGGAAAAGAGGTGTTAGAGCAAATTGAAGAAGTCAGCATAGATCTTTGGTTGCCCTATAAAAATTTGGTGAAAGAATTGATGCCATCGGCCGAGGTAGTCGCCGATAGATTCCATGTAATGAAACAAATTAATCAAGAGTTAGACGAACAGAGAAAAGCAGAAAAAAGAGCGGTAGAAGCGCAGAAAAATAAAAAACAGAAAGCGGAAAAAGAAGCAAAGCTAGAAGTTTTAAAGCGAAGTAAATATAGTCTGTTAAAAAATGAAGAAGATTTAACGGAAACTCAAAAAATCAAACTAGAAGCTATCAAAGAAAAATTCCCAAATTTGAAAAAGATGCAGGAATTAAAGGAAGAATTTAGAAAGATTTATGAAACCTCAGAGAATCCGACAGAGGGAATGCTATCCATCTCGGAATGGTTGGCAAAATCCTCCAGTGTTTTTACCAAGAGTTGTCAAACAATCCGAAACTGGTTTGGAGAAATCATTAGTTATTTCGAGCGAAGGACAACGAATGGGGTGGTCGAGGGAATCAACAATAAACTGAAACTAATAAAACGGAGAGCCTATGGCTTGAGAAACTTTCGTAATTTTTGGGTTAGAAGTATGTTATCTTGGCATCTTGTCTGTTGA
- a CDS encoding GUN4 domain-containing protein: MTYKKIAIYEQSYQLPVFKNRYLKNFQKIIKERRKLIQEGVRYHYYFGKIIKRKEKITQQEILIETQLLIKDYNLLINGLEIYQDGYYRFLLQLSDNLKILFSQKYQELKILDYERIKLEIKNNNNQNILNQLKLEKQENFRAILLLGKTSFLMLRKTKLLGEGVQKLAEDTQKQKKIVQAIIQELKIYEELNHYQLKSQRVRQEIADLAQNAINFENYLQDYFAPFQLLIEEVIKVDEEFYATVGEIKYLVDNIFPPQPALLETSDSAINSEFLLNFLATGYEKEARLKEAFSSDQFNDYLFNESEWSEQFISLEKTINKLSHHLAEQEACQKDTIPKTPLAIVVSQFTQNNIHKSSTSKNPQTSPNILTQESADIDYNQLQDLLRKQQWQAADRQTTKLLLKILRKTYWNEVYPQDIAQLPCSDLKKIDQLWLHYSNGHFGFSIQQAIFSSLGGLVDYETQKKLGERLGWRKEGQWLNYEQLNFELEPNSPLGHLPVHWLIFEENLCYPSPEASDNQNSVAFWRVGNWLLWQLHLVFSKIQACGIIPLSDF; this comes from the coding sequence ATGACCTATAAAAAAATTGCCATTTATGAGCAAAGCTATCAACTTCCTGTTTTTAAAAATAGATACTTAAAAAATTTTCAGAAAATCATCAAGGAACGTCGGAAATTAATTCAAGAAGGAGTTCGCTACCATTACTATTTTGGTAAGATTATTAAACGAAAAGAAAAAATCACTCAACAAGAAATCTTGATCGAGACTCAGTTATTAATTAAAGACTATAATTTATTAATTAATGGACTAGAAATATATCAAGACGGATATTATCGTTTTTTACTCCAACTCAGTGACAATCTCAAAATTTTATTTTCCCAAAAATATCAAGAATTGAAAATCTTAGACTACGAGAGAATAAAGTTAGAAATTAAAAATAATAATAATCAAAATATTCTCAATCAACTCAAGCTGGAAAAACAGGAAAATTTTCGGGCAATTTTGCTACTGGGAAAAACATCTTTTTTGATGTTGAGAAAAACTAAATTACTAGGGGAAGGAGTTCAGAAATTAGCCGAGGATACTCAAAAGCAGAAAAAAATTGTGCAAGCAATTATTCAAGAACTCAAAATTTATGAGGAATTAAATCATTATCAACTCAAATCTCAACGAGTTCGCCAAGAAATTGCTGATCTTGCCCAAAATGCGATTAATTTTGAAAACTACTTACAGGACTATTTTGCGCCTTTTCAATTATTAATAGAAGAAGTGATTAAGGTGGATGAAGAATTTTATGCAACAGTTGGAGAAATTAAGTATTTGGTAGATAATATTTTTCCACCTCAGCCGGCTCTCTTAGAAACGTCAGATTCAGCCATAAATTCTGAGTTTTTGCTAAATTTTCTGGCGACTGGTTACGAGAAAGAAGCAAGGTTAAAAGAGGCTTTTTCCTCTGATCAATTTAATGATTACTTATTCAATGAAAGTGAATGGTCAGAACAATTTATTTCCCTAGAAAAAACCATCAATAAATTATCTCATCATTTAGCAGAACAAGAGGCTTGTCAAAAAGACACTATCCCCAAAACTCCCCTAGCAATAGTTGTCTCTCAATTCACTCAAAACAATATTCACAAATCTTCTACTTCTAAAAATCCCCAGACTTCCCCAAATATCTTAACTCAAGAATCGGCTGATATTGATTATAATCAATTACAAGATTTGCTAAGAAAGCAACAGTGGCAAGCGGCTGATCGCCAAACAACCAAGCTACTATTGAAAATCTTGCGTAAGACCTACTGGAATGAGGTTTATCCTCAAGATATTGCTCAATTACCTTGTTCGGATTTGAAAAAAATTGATCAACTTTGGCTTCATTATAGTAATGGTCATTTCGGGTTTAGTATTCAGCAAGCCATTTTCTCTAGTCTCGGTGGTTTAGTGGATTATGAAACCCAAAAGAAACTAGGCGAGCGCCTAGGTTGGCGGAAGGAAGGTCAATGGCTCAATTATGAGCAACTAAACTTTGAATTAGAGCCGAATTCTCCCCTCGGTCATTTACCCGTTCATTGGTTGATTTTTGAAGAAAATCTTTGTTACCCATCTCCGGAAGCTTCTGACAATCAAAACTCCGTGGCTTTCTGGAGAGTTGGCAATTGGTTATTGTGGCAACTTCACCTCGTTTTCAGCAAAATTCAAGCCTGTGGAATTATTCCTCTGTCTGACTTTTAA
- a CDS encoding phospholipase effector Tle1 domain-containing protein yields the protein MAEQRSVLKFNGIDDYMELSHGFLDIDQSITITFWAKGENNLATETTLLEAVNRENNRVLHITLPWGDPVKPAIFWDAGNEEGFDRIEKKVKLKDYSDWTHWAFVKNATTGRMLIYRNGIIWHRGNGHNRALTGIEKIILGASVNLSHYWQGCLAEFSVWNQARSQEEIQKTMYQSPLVDDLGLVTYLSLNGSAEDQTSYSNHGILYGTTWQLDSLPSKPTSIPKSKTQTSSKARRSAKRITMVNEIFNSLEEEEVIEQDAPAENQEPSPEDNSESIIIAAEAALASNEIEEITKTAISQPDILTYSNQKKRLIICCDGSWENSGSAYPTNVVKFAESIKYIAEDQTPQIVFLSGSGSAEDNEFIKSLGNETFGWGLDRMIQDAYRFLVLNYNPKSEDEIYLLGFSRGAYIVRCLASFIDKCGILKRSKIKEIPLAYQLYRDHNVSFDSAKAQQFRAANAKKIETEKEDFQDRIPVKMLGCWDTVGNFGIPDLTPWFPLAKFYHKKYEFSNTKLSPIIQNAFHAVAIDEKRKNFPYTPIKANPDNPEQVVKEVLFVGEHTCLGGGKKEYQGLSDYPLQWMINQAKKLGLEFDSTTSESEEFQIKLDPTIKFDNTVKGLSSLGGEQSRYFNTKVVTVHHSVVKRLKAFSDYRPKSLEPFLQALLDDDQQTD from the coding sequence ATGGCTGAACAACGCTCTGTACTAAAATTTAATGGCATCGATGATTACATGGAGCTATCCCACGGATTTCTTGACATCGATCAGAGTATTACCATTACATTTTGGGCAAAAGGGGAAAATAATTTAGCTACAGAAACGACTCTTTTAGAAGCTGTTAATCGGGAAAATAACCGCGTTCTACATATTACCTTGCCTTGGGGCGATCCCGTGAAACCTGCGATTTTTTGGGATGCGGGTAACGAAGAAGGTTTCGATCGAATTGAAAAAAAAGTCAAGCTTAAGGATTATAGTGATTGGACTCATTGGGCCTTTGTCAAAAATGCGACCACAGGCCGAATGTTGATCTATCGTAATGGGATCATTTGGCATCGTGGGAACGGTCATAACCGTGCCTTAACGGGGATTGAAAAAATCATCTTGGGAGCCTCTGTTAATCTCTCCCATTATTGGCAAGGTTGTCTCGCCGAATTTTCTGTTTGGAATCAAGCGCGTAGCCAGGAAGAAATCCAAAAAACGATGTATCAATCTCCCTTAGTTGATGACCTTGGCCTAGTCACTTATTTATCACTCAACGGCAGTGCCGAGGATCAAACAAGTTATAGCAATCATGGTATTCTTTATGGGACAACCTGGCAACTAGATAGTCTTCCCTCTAAACCGACCTCGATCCCTAAATCAAAAACTCAGACTAGCAGTAAAGCTAGAAGGAGTGCGAAAAGGATAACAATGGTCAACGAAATTTTTAACTCCCTTGAAGAAGAAGAAGTGATTGAACAGGATGCTCCAGCAGAAAATCAAGAACCTTCCCCGGAAGATAATTCAGAATCAATTATAATTGCCGCAGAAGCTGCTCTTGCCAGTAATGAAATTGAGGAGATTACTAAAACGGCAATTTCTCAACCGGATATACTGACTTATTCAAACCAGAAAAAACGGTTAATTATTTGTTGTGATGGTTCTTGGGAAAACTCTGGCAGTGCTTACCCCACCAACGTGGTTAAATTCGCCGAATCTATTAAGTATATTGCCGAGGATCAAACCCCTCAAATCGTCTTTTTGTCAGGTTCTGGCAGCGCCGAAGATAACGAATTTATTAAAAGTTTAGGGAATGAAACTTTTGGCTGGGGACTCGATCGGATGATTCAAGATGCCTATCGTTTTCTTGTCCTTAACTACAATCCCAAAAGCGAGGATGAAATTTATTTGTTAGGTTTTAGTCGCGGAGCATATATCGTTCGTTGTTTGGCTAGTTTTATCGATAAATGTGGAATCCTAAAACGCTCTAAGATTAAAGAAATTCCCCTAGCTTATCAACTCTATCGAGACCACAACGTTAGTTTCGATAGTGCCAAAGCTCAACAATTTCGTGCCGCTAATGCTAAAAAAATTGAGACAGAAAAGGAAGATTTTCAAGATCGTATTCCAGTTAAGATGTTAGGTTGTTGGGATACAGTTGGCAATTTTGGTATTCCTGATTTAACTCCTTGGTTTCCCTTGGCTAAGTTTTATCATAAAAAATATGAATTTAGTAATACAAAACTAAGTCCGATTATCCAGAATGCTTTTCATGCTGTGGCCATTGATGAAAAACGTAAAAACTTCCCTTATACTCCGATCAAAGCCAATCCAGACAATCCCGAACAAGTTGTCAAAGAAGTTTTATTTGTCGGTGAACATACCTGTCTAGGTGGTGGCAAAAAAGAATATCAAGGACTTTCCGACTACCCCTTACAATGGATGATTAATCAAGCCAAAAAATTGGGATTAGAGTTTGATTCAACCACCTCTGAATCTGAGGAATTCCAAATTAAACTAGACCCGACCATCAAGTTCGATAATACGGTTAAAGGATTGTCGTCCTTGGGAGGTGAGCAATCGCGATATTTCAATACAAAAGTTGTCACTGTTCATCACAGTGTGGTCAAACGATTAAAAGCTTTTTCCGATTATCGTCCCAAAAGTCTTGAACCGTTTCTTCAAGCTTTACTTGACGACGATCAACAGACAGATTAA
- a CDS encoding DUF6014 family protein: MNQTLVNQQQFFQEIVQDIEQNKIAIAAKKLRQQEADSCEIPAQWLWKTAAALETNDWSILSEDFINLNFIGKNGYFLMIAPYRINRQGERQLTLSAIYGKIHQNSEPSIEQLESLTREKFGSLRQPIPRNLSFTEIASCGTVKGEKGEAFIVPHRWTFPNSVQGPALNNASEQKRRFSGSSYECIRKIFEPETADLLLGPLEDQINGERYRHLDTQFHEAGHASGLGFDLKLKNKLFQNYTYAGVEEWRSDSLGFEFADCALPAEEAGKLVAVNFCIRFGLDAHRLGGLEKDVDVHASLISLEYLLQNDAIYLTKNGQLALRNISYTGLLKAVEMHRTKALSLTRRELNLNSPTGLFALYKVEIHPATQLIFQGLIVERCRGIWSELQ, encoded by the coding sequence ATGAATCAAACCCTGGTCAATCAACAACAGTTCTTTCAAGAAATCGTCCAAGATATCGAGCAAAATAAAATTGCAATTGCGGCGAAAAAACTGCGTCAACAGGAAGCAGATAGCTGTGAAATTCCGGCTCAGTGGCTCTGGAAAACAGCAGCAGCTTTGGAAACCAACGACTGGAGCATTTTATCAGAAGATTTCATTAATCTGAATTTTATCGGCAAAAATGGTTATTTTCTGATGATTGCTCCCTATCGCATCAATCGTCAGGGAGAAAGACAACTCACTTTGAGTGCAATTTACGGAAAAATTCACCAAAATAGTGAACCTTCTATCGAACAACTAGAAAGCTTGACTCGTGAAAAATTTGGCAGTCTAAGACAACCGATTCCCAGAAATTTGTCCTTTACTGAAATTGCTAGTTGTGGCACGGTTAAAGGTGAAAAGGGGGAGGCTTTTATCGTTCCCCATAGGTGGACTTTTCCCAATAGTGTTCAGGGACCAGCTTTAAATAATGCCAGTGAGCAAAAACGACGCTTTTCTGGTTCTAGCTACGAATGTATCCGAAAAATTTTTGAGCCAGAAACGGCCGATTTGCTATTAGGACCCCTAGAGGATCAAATTAATGGTGAACGCTATCGTCATCTCGATACCCAATTCCATGAAGCGGGTCATGCTAGTGGGTTAGGATTTGACTTAAAACTCAAAAATAAACTGTTTCAAAACTATACCTATGCCGGAGTCGAGGAGTGGCGCTCAGATAGTTTAGGGTTTGAATTTGCCGATTGTGCTTTACCTGCCGAAGAAGCGGGAAAATTAGTCGCTGTTAATTTCTGCATTCGCTTTGGTTTAGATGCTCACCGTTTAGGGGGTTTAGAAAAAGATGTGGATGTCCACGCTAGTTTGATCAGTTTGGAATATCTCTTGCAAAATGATGCTATTTATCTCACAAAAAATGGTCAATTGGCCCTGCGGAATATCAGTTATACAGGCTTACTAAAAGCGGTGGAAATGCACCGAACAAAAGCCTTATCTCTAACGCGAAGGGAGTTAAATCTAAATAGTCCAACAGGTCTTTTTGCTCTGTATAAAGTAGAGATTCATCCCGCAACCCAATTAATTTTTCAGGGACTAATTGTAGAGCGATGCCGCGGAATTTGGTCAGAGTTACAATAA